The following coding sequences lie in one Silurus meridionalis isolate SWU-2019-XX chromosome 19, ASM1480568v1, whole genome shotgun sequence genomic window:
- the si:ch211-159e12.5 gene encoding uncharacterized protein si:ch211-159e12.5 has translation MCDQYSDHKMLMERCRERRKEEMMVQRGDLRNHWQSATTHSREERDKVEELAEQARWSYHLSVSRRKRLQGEMWKEIQYALRTEKRSISAVLGQKSGVNTSENTCNLPTSQQLPLYTSVTHNVSVKLNNKQNERTIQSSSWSRPPNYTPPPPYTSPAEQKKQAGTLEPIRSPTNLYTEYRFGSRSDAERELGHRSGSFSDRRPEIQFSSGVETPGTVTFPGPDRKPHHQKRWPSVQQNQELFYTPQSSEHQKKYQTSDSDMTPTKLIRRRSSEGTIFCLVSHTRDYTRLSRSSNYQRPKVKMFPFFKSPVFAETLEEVQALSCSSLKSFKLDPTLKEPTGEHRPPSDQNVRFSKHRKEVRKVREEVRKLSAEETSLCDFSKKKSQDKNNINVPPAESLNSTTLVEPHHQTSLKFPLWKEPRSQQFPPPQLSQHCSNRSFRRGGLSEQPELINTTMTDQKTGLVLIDKSNVVIKLDILIPPKPEHIQYTSSQPSDSSKHNSDSNHQDKTSEQTTDRSSEQKLINQTSSQVQPKHKTSKKRAERILGIVLQNSVDEEHTLKESFKMENSSLSQGPDPSERSSEGDNPPIPATSTPNEEENSNITSEAEAMLEISEVTHGDDVNAGHEIVEMRSTEWGADLKSDDKKFMTDEIHTSVTDLRDEHVKNSSIGERDDFQNLNQTFLRNTSDAFSQKNKIIEEKSFHGADERKDLTQAMLRRSVENTTETFSQEYFMGKFLNVTVDHNENFSDPLAETADVQNHVQILQNIYERDTNKAMDHELRPMEENPFCTFHNLQRTSDMFSLEGGHHQENLLHVQNLCPNFLNTSETLQQEINQQFSNQRGSEVSPSFLGYHVEKTNNLFAHQENPENNIS, from the coding sequence ATGTGTGATCAGTATTCTGACCACAAGATGCTGATGGAAAGATGCagggagagaagaaaggaggaGATGATGGTGCAGAGAGGGGATTTGAGAAATCACTGGCAATCTGCTACCACACACTCCAGAGAAGAGAGGGATAAAGTTGAAGAGCTGGCGGAACAAGCAAGGTGGAGTTATCATCTCTCTGTATCCAGGAGGAAACGTCTTCAAGGAGAGATGTGGAAAGAAATCCAATATGCACTAAGAACTGAGAAGAGATCCATCAGTGCAGTACTTGGCCAAAAATCTGGAGTAAATACCTCAGAAAATACATGTAACCTTCCCACATCTCAGCAGCTTCCTCTGTACACCTCTGTAACACACAACGTTTCTGTAAAACTGAATAATAAGCAAAACGAGCGAACAATCCAAAGTTCTTCTTGGAGCCGACCTCCAAAttacacaccacctccaccatacACATCTCCAGCTGAGCAGAAGAAACAAGCAGGAACCCTGGAACCAATCAGATCTCCCACAAACCTTTACACAGAGTACAGATTTGGAAGCAGATCTGATGCTGAGAGGGAATTAGGGCATCGTTCTGGCTCCTTCTCAGACAGAAGACCAGAGATTCAATTCTCCTCAGGTGTAGAGACACCAGGAACCGTAACCTTTCCTGGTCCTGACAGAAAACCACATCATCAGAAACGTTGGCCCTCTGTTCAACAGAACCAGGAATTATTTTATACACCACAATCATCAGAACATCAGAAGAAATATCAGACATCTGATTCGGATATGACTCCAACTAAACttataagaagaagaagtagtgaAGGAACCATTTTCTGTTTAGTATCTCACACTAGAGATTACACACGATTGTCCAGATCTTCTAATTATCAAAGACCTAAAGTgaaaatgtttcctttttttaaaagcccAGTGTTTGCAGAAACTCTAGAAGAAGTCCAAGCATTGTCATGCAGCtcattaaaatcttttaaactAGATCCTACACTGAAAGAACCCACAGGGGAACATCGACCTCCGAGTGACCAAAATGTACGATTTTCTAAACACAGAAAGGAAGTGAGAAAAGTCCGAGAGGAAGTGAGAAAGCTGAGTGCTGAGGAAACAAGCCTTTGTGATTTCAGCAAAAAGAAAAGTCAAGACAAAAACAATATCAATGTTCCTCCTGCTGAGTCTTTAAATTCCACAACACTGGTGGAGCCACATCACCAAACCTCACTCAAGTTTCCTTTATGGAAGGAACCCAGATCTCAACAATTCCCTCCCCCACAGCTCTCCCAGCACTGCTCTAACAGAAGCTTCAGAAGAGGAGGTCTATCAGAACAACCAGAACTAATAAACACCACAATGACAGATCAAAAAACTGGTCTTGTTCTTATCGACAAAAGCAACGTCGTCATCAAGCTGGACATCCTCATTCCTCCTAAACCTGAACACATCCAGTACACGAGCTCACAACCATCTGACTCATCTAAACACAATTCTGATTCCAACCATCAGGACAAAACCTCTGAGCAGACCACAGACAGAAGTTCAGAACAGAAGCTTATTAACCAAACATCCAGCCAAGTCCAACCTAAACATAAGACCTCCAAGAAAAGAGCAGAGAGGATTTTGGGAATTGTTCTTCAGAATTCGGTTGATGAAGAACACACATTGAAAGAATCCTTTAAGATGGAAAACTCCAGTCTCTCTCAGGGTCCTGATCCTTCAGAGAGATCTTCTGAGGGTGACAATCCTCCAATCCCAGCAACGTCTACACCAAATGAGGAGGAAAATTCAAACATAACATCAGAAGCTGAAGCCATGCTGGAGATTTCTGAGGTGACTCATGGGGATGATGTTAATGCAGGACATGAGATCGTGGAGATGAGGAGCACTGAATGGGGAGCTGATCTCAAGTCAGATGACAAAAAGTTCATGACTGATGAAATCCATACATCTGTGACTGACCTTAGGGATGAACATGTGAAGAACAGTTCTATAGGTGAGCGTGATGATTTCCAGAATCTGAACCAAACCTTTCTGAGAAACACCAGTGATGCTTTCAGTCAGAAAAATAAGATAATAGAAGAAAAGTCCTTCCATGGAGCAGATGAGAGAAAAGATCTCACTCAAGCAATGTTGAGAAGATCAGTGGAAAACACCACTGAAACATTTAGTCAAGAATATTTTATGGGaaagtttttaaatgtaacagtAGATCACAATGAGAACTTTAGTGATCCTCTGGCTGAAACTGCTGATGTACAGAATCACGTCCAAATCCTTCAGAACATTTACGAGCGAGATACTAATAAAGCGATGGACCATGAGCTTAGACCCATGGAGGAGAACCCATTCTGCACCTTCCACAACCTGCAAAGAACGAGTGATATGTTCAGCCTGGAAGGAGGTCACCATCAGGAGAACCTATTACATGTCCAAAATCTCTGCCCAAATTTCCTGAACACATCTGAGACACTTCAACAAGAAATCAATCAACAGTTTTCAAATCAAAGAGGTTCTGAAGTTTCTCCATCTTTTCTGGGATATCATgttgaaaaaacaaataatttgtttgCTCATCAAGAAAACCCAGAGAACAACATCTCGTAG